CCCATCGGCTGGCTGTTCAGGAGCGCGCACAGGAAGGCGCCCGGCTCGTGGCGCTTCATCCACGCGCTGGCGTAGGCCAGCAGCGCGAAGCTGGCCGCGTGCGATTCGGGGAAGCCGTATTCGCCGAAGCCCTGGATCTGGGCGAAGATCGACTCGGCGAATTCGAGCGTGTAGCCGCGTTCGAGCATGCCGCCGACGATGCGCTCGTAGTATTTTTCCAGGCCGCCCTTGCGCTTCCACGCCGCCATCGCGCGCCGCAACTGGTCGGCCTCGCCCGGCGTGAAGCCGGCCGCCAGGATCGCCACCTGCATCACCTGCTCCTGGAAGATCGGCACGCCGAGCGTGCGTTCGAGCGCCGCGCGGATCTCGGGTTTCGGATAGACCACCTCCTCCAGGCCCTGGCGCCGGCGCAGGTAAGGATGCACCATGCCGCCCTGGATCGGGCCGGGGCGCACCACCGCCACTTCGATCACCAGGTCGTAGAACACGCGCGGTCGCATGCGCGGCAGCATGCTCATTTGCGCGCGCGACTCGATCTGGAATACGCCGACCGTGTCGGCCGCGCACATCATGTCGTAGGTGGGCGTGTCGTCGTGCGGGATGTCCTGCATCTCGAACACGGTGCCGTGGCGCGTGCTGATTAATTCGAGGCCGCGGCGCAGCATCGAAAGCATGCCCAGCGCCAGCACGTCGACCTTCATCAGGCCAAGCTCCTCGAGGTCGTTCTTGTCCCACTGGATGACGCTGCGCTCGGCCATCGCGGCGTTCTCGATCGGCACCAGGCGCGACAGCTTGCCTTGGGCGATGACGAAACCGCCCGGATGCTGCGACAGGTGGCGCGGGAAGCCGAGCAGCAGCTGCGCCAGCGTGGCCCATTGCTGCGCCAGGCCGGACTCGGGATCGAGGCCGCTTTCGGCCAGCCGGTTCACCAGGTCCTGCTTGCTGTCGAACCAGTGGTGGGTCTTGGCCACCTTCTCGACGATGGCCAGGTCGATGCCGAGCGCGCGGCCGCTGTCGCGCAGCGCGCTCTTGGGCCGGTAGCTGATCACCACCGCGGCCAGCGCGGCGCGGGTGCGGCCGTATTTGTTGTAGATGTACTGGATCACCTCCTCGCGCCGCTGATGCTCGAAGTCGACGTCGATGTCGGGCGGCTCGTTGCGCTCCTTCGAGATGAAGCGCTCGAACAGCAGGTTGGCGCGGGCCGGGTCGACCTCGGTGATGCCCAGGCAGTAGCACACCGCCGAATTGGCGGCCGAGCCGCGGCCCTGGCACAGGATGTTGTTGGAGCGGGCGAAGCGCACGATGTCGTAGACGGTCAGGAAGTACTGCTCGTAGCGCATCTCGCCGATCAGCGCCAGCTCGTGTTCGAGCTGCTGCTGCACCTTGGCCGGGATGCCCTCGCGGAAGCGCCGGTGCGCGCCGATGTAGGTTTCGCTGCGCAGGTAGCTGGCCGCCGTGTGGCCGGCGGGGACGACTTCGTTCGGGTATTCGTAGCGCAGTTCGTCGAGCGAGAAGGTGCACAGGCGCGCGATGCGCAGCGTTTCGGCCAGCACCTCGGGCGCGTAGATGTTGGCCAGGCGCAGGCGCGCGCGCAGGTGCTGCTCGGCGTTCTGGGCCAGCTGGTAGCCGCATTCGGCCACCGGCTTGCCGATGCGGATCGCCGACAGCGTGTCCTGCAAGGGCTTCCTCGAACGGACGTGCATGACCACGTGGCCGACCGCGGTGATCGGCAGCGCGTGCTGCCACGCCACCTCCTCGATGGTGGCCCGGTGGGCGTCGTCGTAGGCGCGGTGCAGCAGGTTCAGGCCGATCCAGGCGCGGCCCGGAAAGGTCGCGGCCATCCACGCCGCCTGCGCGTGCAGGCGATCGACGTCGGCGGCGTCGTGGCCGGGATAGGCCGGCAGCAGGATCGCCAGGCAGTCGGGCATCTGCTTCAGGTGCGCGAGCGCAGGCGGCGGCGCGGCGAAATCGGCGGGCGTGAGCAGGTAGGTGCCCTTGTCGCCGCGGGTGCGGCCGATCGTGACCAGCTCGGACAGGTTGCCGTAGCCGTTGCGGTTTTGCGCCAGCAGGATCAGCGACAGCGCGGGGCTGCCGTCCGGATTCTGCAGGTGGAAATGGGCGCCGACCAGCAGCGGCAGCGCGGCTTTTTTCGCTTCGGCGTGGGCGCGCACCACGCCGGCGAGCGAGCATTCGTCGGTCAGCGCCAGCGCCGAGTAGCCCAGCTGGACGGCGCGCGCGACCAGCTCCTCGGCGTGCGAGGCGCCTTGCAGGAAGGAGAAGTTCGACAGGCAGAACAGCTCGGCATAGTCGGGCAAGCCAGCCGCGGGGAGGAAAGCAGGCATCGGGAAGCAAGAATACTGTATATAAACACAGTATAGCCTACGGGCGCGGCCAGACAAGAAAATGCCTGAAAGCGCGGCCCAACCGGCAGGCCGGGGTCAGACCCGCTTCTTATTTGGCCGCTGCCGCCTTTATCTTTCGAAAAAACGGGTCTGACCCATGGGCGGGTCTGCCCCCATGGGCGGGCTGCCTCGACTGCTAGACCTTGACGAACCACTTCTTCCGCCACATCAGCCAGGCGACGCCGAACATGGCGGCGTTGAACGCCAGCGCATGCAACAGCGATGCGTTGACCGGCGCGATCGGCAGCGCGCCAATCGGCGCATACAGCAGCCGCCCCAGCGCGATCTTGCCGCCGTCCGGCTGCGCCAGCTTGATGAAGCCGAGCATCTTGGCGACGAAGCCGGAGAAGGCGAAAATGAACAGCGCGTTCATGCCGTAGATCAGCAGCGGCGTGCTCAGGCGCCGGGCGCGCTCGCGCAACGCCGCATGCGGATTGGCGTCGAGCAGCCAGAAGAAGGCGCCGAACGCCAGCAAGGCCCAGCCGGTCATCCATACCGCGTACGACGGCGTCCACAGACTTTTGTTAATCGGCATCAGCAGCGCGTCGGCCACACTGCCCACCGCCAGGCAGGCCAGGCCGGCAAGCATCATCCACACCGTCTGCTCGCCGCGGGAGTAGCGAGACAGCAGCCAGCGCCCCGCCAGCACGCCGGCCAGCTGGCTGCACAGCGCCGGCAAGGTACTGGTCACGCCTTCCGGGTCCCAGCTCTTCGATTTGACCCACAGGTGGCCGTCGAGCAGCCAGCGGTCGACGAAGGCGCCGAAGTCGCGCCCCGGCTCGAGCGCGCCGGCCGCCCACACGCCGTGCACGTCGGGCACCGGGACATACAGCATCAGGCCGGCGTACAGGGCGAGCAAAAAAGCGATCACGGCGAGCTGCGCGCGCCAACCGAGGTAGACCACGATCGGCGCCGCCAGCAGCGTGCACACGGCGATGCGCTGCAGCACGCCGGGGATGCGCACCGTGGCCAGGTTGAAGTTGGGGATGAAGTTCAGGGTGAAGCCGATCAGGAAGATCAGGGTGGCGCGCCAGGCCAGCTTGCCCAGCAGGGCCGGCTTGGCGGCGCCGGCGGCGGCGAGCCGGCCGAGCGACAAGGCCATCGACACGCCGCCGATAAACAGGAAGAAGGGAAAGATGGTGTCGGTGAAGGTCCAGCCGTTCCATTCGGCGTGGTCGAGCTGGGCGTACAGGTGGCTCCAGTCGCCAGGGTTGTTGACCAGGACCATCGCGGCGATCGTGAAACCGCGGAACGCGTCCAGCGACGCGAGCCGTTGTTGTTGCAAGTTCATGCCTATGCCTCTATGCGGAAAAGTGTGTGCCGGTTGCTGCGCCCCCATTGCGAGGGCCGGCACGGAAAATGGGCGGCCCGGCCGCGGACCGCCCATCGGCCGAAGGCTTAGTACTTCATGCGCAGGTTCAGGTAGTACTGGCGGCCGTTTTCACGGAACGCGCGCGGCTGCTCTTCGTTGAACGCATACGCCTTGCTGATCGGGTTGTTCAGGTTCAGCGCATCGAGCGACAGCGACAGGTTCTCCGACAGCTTGTACTGCAGCGACGCCGACAGCGTCTTGAAAGGCGCGTTCTGCGTCGTCGGACCGGTCCGGTTGATGCTGATGATGTAGTCGGAGCGGCCGTTGTAGGCCAGGCGCGCGCTGAACTTGTCGTCCTCGTAGTAGGCGCCGATGTTGTAGGTGTGCTTCGACTGGCCCTTCATGCGAGCGCCGTCGGCATCCTTCGAATCGGCATAGGTGTAGTTGGCGTTGAAGCCGAACCCGGCGCCGATCGGCTGCTCGTAGGCGAACTCGACACCCTGCACGCGGGCCGAGATGGCGCCTGGCGAGGTGACCGTGTAGGTGTCGTCCTTGTTGGTGGTGGTGTTATACAAGGTGACGCTGGTGTCGCCGAACTTCACGTAGTCGTGGATGTTCGAATGGAACACGCCGGCCGACAGCAAGGCGCGCGGCGCAAAGTACCAGGCCATCGACGCATCGATATTGTCGGAGGTGGTCGGCTTCAGGTTCGGGTTGCCGCCAGTGGCCTTGTGGGTCAGGTTGTCGACGCCGCTGATGGCGCCGGCCAGGTCCGCATAGTCGGCGCGCGACAGCGTGCGGTTCAGGGCGACGCGGCCGATCCAGCCATGGTCGAGCTCGTAGCGCAGGTTCAGGCTAGGCAGGAAGTTGGTGTAGGTGTTGGTGATCGGCGCCTGGTAGACGGTGCCGTAGATCGAGGTCGTGACCGCGCCCGGCACGGACGGGCATGGCTGGAGCGCGGGGCAGACCGCGCCGGCGACCGGAATGTTGACCAGCGCTTCCTCTTTGGTCTTGACCGCGCGCACGCCGACGTTACCGGACAGCTTGTCGGCTTCGAATTCGGTCATCACATAGGCGGCCGCATTTTTCTCGGTCAGCTTGAATTCCGAGCGCAGCAGTTCACGGCGCAGCGGATCGGCGTCGAGATTGCCGTCTTTCCACTTCTGCAGGTCGGCCGCGCCGATGAACCAGCCGTTGCGCGGGAACGCGCCGCCGATGTTGCTGCCGAAATCGGACGGATAGACCGAGCCATCCCATGGCGGCAAGGTGTCGGTCAGCAGCGCCGGCGCGATCTGGTGCAGTTCGCGCGTGTGGCTCGAATAGCGCGCGCCGAACTTGACGCGGTTGAACATGCCCTGGGCCAGGCGGTAGGTGAAGTCGAGCTGGCCGTTCGATTCCTTGTCGAGCGTGTCGATGCTGGTGCCGCCGGCGCCGGTCAGCACGATGTTCGGGTTCTTGAAGTTCGACACGTCGAGCGAGCCGTATGACACGTCGGCGGCGTGGCTCATGCCGTACAGGGTGTAGGCCGAAGCGCTGTTGTAGACGTTCACCTCGACCGAGTTCTGCTTCGGCGTCTTGCCCTCGCCCTTGGTGTAACCGACCTGCGCCTGCACGTCCAGGTCGTTGGTCACGCGGTACTTGGCGTTCAGGTCGAGGAAGGCGCTGGTCGAGCGGGCGCCGTCGCGCACGTAGCTTTCCACCACTTCCGACGGCGGCGTCGAATCGTCGACGTACGGGCCCTGGTTCGGCAGCGTCAGGCGGTTGATCGTCTTGCCGCTTGGCGACAGGGCGTACTGGAAATTCTGCACGCCGTTGCCGCTGCCGATCGCGTCGGAGAAGTCGGTCATGTGATTGCGGTTGTAGTTGGTCGCGTCGAGCGTGGCGACCATGCCGGTCACGCCAATGGTCAGGTCGCGCATCGGTTTCGCTTCCAGCGCCAGCATGCCGCCCTTGCGTTCGCGCACGCCGTCGAACAGTGCCGAACCGATCAGGCCGCTGTAGGCGACACCGGCCAGTTCAGGGTGCGCCTTGGCCAGCGTGCTGGTCGGCGAAATGGTGCGCCAGTCGAGATGCTCCTGCGAATCGCGGCGGATCGCGCGCTTCTCCGAGAAGCCCTGGGCCATCACGCCGAAGGTGTTGGCGTCGTTCTTCCAGTTGACCAGCGCGCTCACTTGCGGATCGGTCTTCTTCGGCAGGTCGGCGTAGACCGCGCCGATCGACGCTTCCATCGTCAGCTGCTTTTTGAAATCGAGCGGGCGGCGCGAAATGATATCGACCGTGCCGATCAGGCCGCCTTCGACGATGTCCGCCTGGGCCGACTTGTAGACGATCACCTGGCTGACCAGCTCCGACGGCAGCAGCGCAAAGCCGACGCTGCGCCCACTGCTGGTCTGGTCGGCCACGTGCCAGTCGCCGCTGCTGACCGAGTGGCCGTTGAGCGTGGTCAGGGTCAGGCTCGGCGAGGTGCCGCGCAGCGAGACGCGCTCGGCTTCGTCGAACTGGCCGGCCGAGGTGGCGCCGATGTTGACGCCGGGCAGGCGCTGGACCGCATCGGCAACGTTCTTGTCGGGCATCTTGCCGATGTCCTCGGCCGAGACCACCTCGACGCTGGCGCCGGCGTTCTTCTTCGTATCGATCGACTTCTGCTTCGATGCGCGAATGCCGGTGATGGCGACGACCGCCACGTCCGGTTGCGCGCCCTGTTCCTGCACCGTCGCCTGCTGTGCGAACGACGGCGCCGCCGCCAGCGTCAGCAGCGCTGCCGAGATTGCGATCGCCATTGGTTTTTTGCCTGCCCTCATATCTCCACCTTTTTTATCATGCCCAACAAGAAAATCGGCTTTTGCCGCGTGTCAACATTAGTATGTTACTACCAGTTCAATACCGACAATGTTGACGCACGGCATGATAAAATGTATGTCTGCCATGATTTTAGGTTATGCAATATTTGAAGAGATTTGCGTGGCAGCGGATACCACTCAATCGGGCAAGCCGGTCGCTGGGGGGAAGGAGGACATGTAAAGGAAGAATGCTGAATATAAACACAGCATGGAGCATCGATGCGGCGAAGCAGATGCTTTTCATGATGCAAACTTGCTATAATTTCCTAAAATAAACATTACTCAAGAGGAAATGATGAAGCTGATCAAAGCGTTGGGCCTGGCTGTGCTGATCGCAACTTGCAGTGAATCATATGCCGTGGCGCCCGCCGCCGCGCCGGCCGTCATCACCAACGGCCACGTGCGCGCCGTCACCGATCTGATGGCGGCGATGCAGATGGAGAAAATGATGCGCTCGGTGACCGGCTCGAGCCGCTACGCCAGCGAGCAGCAGCGCGCCGCCGCCTACGCCAAGCTCGAGAAAGTGCCGAAGGAGCAAATCTACGCGCGCCTGGCCTATCCCCTGGCCCGCACCATCAGCGCGGAGACGGCCGCCGAGATGGCGCGCTTCTATTCTTCCACCTACGGCAAGAAGCTGGTCTACCTGATGTACAACAGCCGCCCCAGCTTCGGCGAGCCGGCCCGCCCCACCCCGACCGCAGCCGAACGCAAGGACATGCAGCGCCCGGCCTTCATCAAGGCCAGCAAGGCGCTGGCGGATGCGGAGGGCGTCATCCGCCACGAAGGGTTTGTGCTGCTGCAGGCGATCGCGAAGTAATCAGGTCGACGTGTTGGCGGCGCAGATCGGCCGGACCTGCGCCGTCACCAACTGAGCTCGCCCTTCCCCAGCACGATCACCCTGCCCCCTACTTCCACCTTCCCCTGCTCGACATCGAGCGTCAGCACGCTTGGCCGATTGATCGCCGTCGCCTGCCGCACGATCGCATGCAGCGGTCGATCGCCTTGCGTCAGCAGCCACCATGCGCCAAGGTTCGCGCAGGCCGAACCGGTGCCGGGATCCTCGCTGATGCTGTTTTCGCCTGTCATCCAGAAATAGCGGCTCTCGAATCCTTCCGCGGTGCGCGCGAACACGT
This window of the Massilia sp. R2A-15 genome carries:
- a CDS encoding error-prone DNA polymerase, which codes for MPAFLPAAGLPDYAELFCLSNFSFLQGASHAEELVARAVQLGYSALALTDECSLAGVVRAHAEAKKAALPLLVGAHFHLQNPDGSPALSLILLAQNRNGYGNLSELVTIGRTRGDKGTYLLTPADFAAPPPALAHLKQMPDCLAILLPAYPGHDAADVDRLHAQAAWMAATFPGRAWIGLNLLHRAYDDAHRATIEEVAWQHALPITAVGHVVMHVRSRKPLQDTLSAIRIGKPVAECGYQLAQNAEQHLRARLRLANIYAPEVLAETLRIARLCTFSLDELRYEYPNEVVPAGHTAASYLRSETYIGAHRRFREGIPAKVQQQLEHELALIGEMRYEQYFLTVYDIVRFARSNNILCQGRGSAANSAVCYCLGITEVDPARANLLFERFISKERNEPPDIDVDFEHQRREEVIQYIYNKYGRTRAALAAVVISYRPKSALRDSGRALGIDLAIVEKVAKTHHWFDSKQDLVNRLAESGLDPESGLAQQWATLAQLLLGFPRHLSQHPGGFVIAQGKLSRLVPIENAAMAERSVIQWDKNDLEELGLMKVDVLALGMLSMLRRGLELISTRHGTVFEMQDIPHDDTPTYDMMCAADTVGVFQIESRAQMSMLPRMRPRVFYDLVIEVAVVRPGPIQGGMVHPYLRRRQGLEEVVYPKPEIRAALERTLGVPIFQEQVMQVAILAAGFTPGEADQLRRAMAAWKRKGGLEKYYERIVGGMLERGYTLEFAESIFAQIQGFGEYGFPESHAASFALLAYASAWMKRHEPGAFLCALLNSQPMGFYSPSQLVQDARRHGIEVRPIDIAVSDWDSTLEEFDDTRTRQPAVRLGMSLQRGMSREVAARIEDARAIRPFTDVADLARRAGLDRGDLQVLAASNALASLAGNRRQALWQAVGAVPDKDLLRPTTPQEEAPRLRAPSEGDEIVGDYRSQGLTLGRHPLALLRPQLLKQRFMPAAVLNDYQNGQLARACGIVTVRQRPGTAKGVLFMTLEDETGNINLIVWPKLVEEQRREVLRAPLLGVYGVWQREGEVRHLVAKRLVDMSHLLGRLGTQSRDFC
- a CDS encoding acyltransferase family protein; its protein translation is MNLQQQRLASLDAFRGFTIAAMVLVNNPGDWSHLYAQLDHAEWNGWTFTDTIFPFFLFIGGVSMALSLGRLAAAGAAKPALLGKLAWRATLIFLIGFTLNFIPNFNLATVRIPGVLQRIAVCTLLAAPIVVYLGWRAQLAVIAFLLALYAGLMLYVPVPDVHGVWAAGALEPGRDFGAFVDRWLLDGHLWVKSKSWDPEGVTSTLPALCSQLAGVLAGRWLLSRYSRGEQTVWMMLAGLACLAVGSVADALLMPINKSLWTPSYAVWMTGWALLAFGAFFWLLDANPHAALRERARRLSTPLLIYGMNALFIFAFSGFVAKMLGFIKLAQPDGGKIALGRLLYAPIGALPIAPVNASLLHALAFNAAMFGVAWLMWRKKWFVKV
- a CDS encoding TonB-dependent receptor, producing the protein MAIAISAALLTLAAAPSFAQQATVQEQGAQPDVAVVAITGIRASKQKSIDTKKNAGASVEVVSAEDIGKMPDKNVADAVQRLPGVNIGATSAGQFDEAERVSLRGTSPSLTLTTLNGHSVSSGDWHVADQTSSGRSVGFALLPSELVSQVIVYKSAQADIVEGGLIGTVDIISRRPLDFKKQLTMEASIGAVYADLPKKTDPQVSALVNWKNDANTFGVMAQGFSEKRAIRRDSQEHLDWRTISPTSTLAKAHPELAGVAYSGLIGSALFDGVRERKGGMLALEAKPMRDLTIGVTGMVATLDATNYNRNHMTDFSDAIGSGNGVQNFQYALSPSGKTINRLTLPNQGPYVDDSTPPSEVVESYVRDGARSTSAFLDLNAKYRVTNDLDVQAQVGYTKGEGKTPKQNSVEVNVYNSASAYTLYGMSHAADVSYGSLDVSNFKNPNIVLTGAGGTSIDTLDKESNGQLDFTYRLAQGMFNRVKFGARYSSHTRELHQIAPALLTDTLPPWDGSVYPSDFGSNIGGAFPRNGWFIGAADLQKWKDGNLDADPLRRELLRSEFKLTEKNAAAYVMTEFEADKLSGNVGVRAVKTKEEALVNIPVAGAVCPALQPCPSVPGAVTTSIYGTVYQAPITNTYTNFLPSLNLRYELDHGWIGRVALNRTLSRADYADLAGAISGVDNLTHKATGGNPNLKPTTSDNIDASMAWYFAPRALLSAGVFHSNIHDYVKFGDTSVTLYNTTTNKDDTYTVTSPGAISARVQGVEFAYEQPIGAGFGFNANYTYADSKDADGARMKGQSKHTYNIGAYYEDDKFSARLAYNGRSDYIISINRTGPTTQNAPFKTLSASLQYKLSENLSLSLDALNLNNPISKAYAFNEEQPRAFRENGRQYYLNLRMKY